From a single Opisthocomus hoazin isolate bOpiHoa1 chromosome 6, bOpiHoa1.hap1, whole genome shotgun sequence genomic region:
- the GLUL gene encoding glutamine synthetase, whose translation MATSASSHLSKAIKHMYMKLPQGEKVQAMYIWIDGTGEHLRCKTRTLDHEPKSLEDLPEWNFDGSSTFQAEGSNSDMYLRPAAMFRDPFRKDPNKLVLCEVFKYNRQSAETNLRYTCKRIMDMVSNQHPWFGMEQEYTLLGTDGHPFGWPSNGFPGPQGPYYCGVGADKAYGRDIVEAHYRACLYAGVKIGGTNAEVMPAQWEFQVGPCEGIEMGDHLWIARFILHRVCEDFGVIVSFDPKPIPGNWNGAGCHTNFSTKNMREDGGLKHIEEAIEKLGKRHQYHIRAYDPKGGLDNARRLTGFHETSNIHEFSAGVANRGASIRIPRNVGYEKKGYFEDRRPSANCDPYAVTEALVRTCLLNETGDEPFEYKN comes from the exons ATGGCCACCTCGGCGAGCTCCCACCTGAGCAAAGCCATCAAGCACATGTACATGAAGCTGCCGCAGGGGGAGAAGGTCCAAGCCATGTACATCTGGATCGATGGGACTGGGGAGCACCTCCGCTGCAAAACCCGCACGCTGGACCACGAGCCCAAGAGCCTGGAAG ATCTCCCCGAGTGGAATTTCGACGGCTCCAGCACCTTCCAGGCTGAGGGCTCCAACAGCGACATGTACCTGCGGCCTGCTGCCATGTTTCGGGACCCTTTTCGCAAGGATCCAAATAAACTCGTTCTCTGCGAGGTCTTCAAATACAACCGCCAGTCTGCAG AGACAAATCTCCGATACACCTGCAAGCGGATTATGGATATGGTGTCCAACCAGCACCCCTGGTTTGGGATGGAGCAAGAGTACACTCTTCTGGGGACAGATGGACATCCGTTTGGCTGGCCTTCCAACGGCTTCCCCGGACCCCAAG GTCCGTACTACTGCGGTGTAGGAGCAGACAAAGCCTACGGCAGAGACATTGTGGAGGCCCACTACCGAGCATGCCTTTACGCTGGCGTGAAAATTGGAGGAACCAACGCAGAAGTGATGCCAGCCCAG TGGGAGTTCCAGGTGGGACCATGCGAAGGGATTGAGATGGGGGATCACCTCTGGATTGCACGCTTCATCCTCCACCGGGTGTGCGAAGACTTCGGAGTCATTGTGTCCTTCGATCCCAAGCCCATCCCTGGGAACTGGAATGGTGCTGGTTGCCACACCAACTTCAGTACCAAGAACATGAGGGAAGATGGAGGTCTCAA GCACATTGAAGAGGCCATCGAGAAGCTGGGCAAGCGTCACCAGTACCACATCCGTGCCTACGACCCCAAAGGGGGGCTGGACAATGCCAGGCGCCTGACGGGTTTCCACGAGACATCCAACATCCACGAGTTCTCCGCTGGCGTGGCCAACCGCGGTGCCAGCATCCGCATCCCTAGGAACGTGGGTTATGAGAAGAAGGGCTACTTCGAGGACCGCCGGCCCTCTGCCAACTGTGATCCTTATGCTGTGACAGAGGCCCTCGTCCGCACGTGTCTCCTCAACGAAACTGGAGACGAGCCTTTTGAGTACAAGAACTAA